TTAGCAACAGCCTCTTGTGCTTCATCCTCTATAGGGACATCAATTTCAATATCAATATCTTCCTCCATCTGATCTTATTCATTATCAACTTCATCATTTCCATATCCTTTACTATCATCATGAtttgaataaatatatttttcaacCTCAAAATGAGGTTTATCAACATTAGTATTGCCAACATCATTGTTAGTCATCGACACACACAAAAACATATCTCCTTCTGTAACAGACTGGACCCCTCGCAAGATAATCCCGACACTACtacctcacgatcttctctacccTCTCTCTAGTAGAGTTTTTTGTCTTTCGTGGGAATCGAGCCCTGTACCCTGTGGTTTAAGTACATCTTAAGGCGTATTTTTAGCATAAATATGAAGAAAGTGTGTATGATTTATTGAGTGTGTCGAACATAATATTCTTACATCTTATTTCCATTGTCGAAACACCAATTAGTGCAgatgtttttaaaattttggacATATCCTAAAGCGAGGGTGATCTCAATCTTGTGGATCTCCTCCTAAAAAGATTGAACCATGATGGTCGACATAACAACTGTATCGAAGATTGTATCTTTTATACATAGCAAGTGTCTCTCGACTCCTTCAATTATATTTTTCAAGCTAACACAACGCAAACATTGTAGTATGTATTGTATTCACAACAAATACAagcataaatattaaatattaaaagagaCCAAGCTACTTGTACTAAgatgtaataaatataataataagatTTAATTAGAATCATGGTCTTTTAACTTAATTCACGATTTCATGTTAGTCTTTTATTGTATAAACGTAACTATTTGTTCCTTCAAAAACATTTCATTTAGTCAATATGATTATTTTtgctaaattttattttaaaatattaatttttgctGACTATATATCCAAGTTGGCATTTTTACACACAGTAATGGTGGTGTCAAAATACTTTCTTATGTGACATTAAACACCAAcaagttttttaaattttttatttttctctcttcttcataAATCTTCATCAACTTGTTTTAagaaacaacataaaaaaacatattaaattcaATAAACTAAAAGTGGAGCAAGAGTCCCTAACAGTTCATTATATATCCCCAATCCATTTTCTCACAcccagaaaaaaaaatcaatttttttctctaattttttttaggACCAAAGCCACAAAACCCAAAACTTACAAGAATTTCAAAATATCCAAAAATAATGAAAGAATTTAATAACAAAAAATGGAAAGCCTTAACTTAGCCTAAACCTTATTACACTAAtgttaaaatctaaaaaattgaAACTCCCTATCTCTTTGTCTCATAACCCAATTGAACATAGAGCGGATATCTATCTAATCATGGACTAGCTTTTCATAAAAGGAAGGTTCCAAAATTCCCACTCAAAGATCTTAATTTGTAAATCTTTGTTGATTAGTATTAAATTTGGACACTTTATCTCAATAATCTTCTATTTGGTACGTGATTCTCTTGTCCACATGCACATACCAATCAAACCATAACCATACATATTACTATCTCATTGGTTTAACACACCGGTTTTACATGTGAACTTTTTCATTTTCTCAAAAACAAAATTACTTTCTAATTCCTATGTGAAAAATTTATAGCCAATCATTTGGAATCAAATttctaaataatttataaatgtcAACATCATTCATACTCTTCACAGACTCAAATTTCTTATATAGTCACATGATCATAAGAATCAAGAGCCAAAACAATATCTCTTTCTTTACTTCAAAAAAATAATCAATGGACCTTAATTTTCTCTTTTCACTTCTTCTCATTGCTCCTTGCTTTCTATTAACCTTTCATGCCAATGCTGAGATAACTTCTACATATATAATCCATATGAACAAATCCCTCTTTCCTCAAATCTTCACTACTCATCATGATTGGTTCGAATCCACCGTTCAATCCTTAAAATCAAAAACACTAGCATTTGATGATCATGGTCATGGtcatgatcaagatcaatcatcGAAGAAATCAATGAAGACACTAGTGTACACCTATGATAATGCCATGTATGGCTTTAGTGCTGTTCTATCTTCAAAGGAGTTAGAGAGTCTTAAGAACACTGATGGCTTTGTTGCAGCATATCAAGATAGAACAGTCACCGTTGACACAACTCATACCTATGAGTTTCTGAACCTAGATTCTCCGAGTGGACTATGGCATGCTTCGAATTTCGGTGAGGATATAATTGTTGGAGTTATTGATTCTGGTGTATGGCCGGAGAGTAAAAGCTTTCGAGACGATGGCATGACGAAGAAAATTCCAAGCAAATGGAAAGGAACATGTGAAATTGGTCAAGAGTTTAATGCTTCGATGTGCAACTTCAAGTTGATTGGAGCTAGATATTTCAACAAAGGAGTCATTGCTTCCAATCCAAATGTGACAATCCTCATGAACTCGGCTAGAGACTTTAGAGGACATGGAACTCACACATCATCAACTGTTGCAGGTAACTATGTTAAGGgagcttcttattttggttatgCTAAAGGAGTAGCAAGAGGCATTGCACCAAAAGCTAGGCTTGCTATGTATAAAACCATTTGGGCAGAAGGCCGTTTGGCTTCCGATGTTTTAGCTGGAATGGACCAAGCAATTGTTGATGGTGTTGACGTGATTTCAATTTCCATGGGATTCGATGGTGCTCCGCTGTACGAAGATCCTATTGCAATAGCTTCTTTTGCAGCTATGGAGAAAGGGATTGTTGTTTCATCTTCTGCAGGTAATGCAGGACCTGATCTTGGAACCTTGCACAATGGCATCCCTTGGCTAATTACAGTGGCTGCAGGAACAGTAGACAGAACTTTTGGAACTCTTGTTTTGGGAAATGGACAAAACATCATTGGTTGGACTTTGTTTCCAGCAAATGCTATAGTGGAAAATCTCCCACTTGTTTACAACAAAACTTTATCTTCATGCAACTCAGAAAAATTGTTATCTCAAGTTATCAAACAAGTAGTCCTTTTTTGTGACGACGAATCAACGACAAACTCAACATCAGTGTTTCATCAAATCAATACTGTTGCAGAAACAAATGTGTTAGGAGCAGTTTTTGTTTCTGAAAATCCTAAATTAATCGATTTAGCAAATATTTACTCCCCGATTATCGTAATCAAGCCAAAAGACGCAGAATCCGTGATCAACTATGCAAAAACACATCAAAATCCAACAGCAAGTATTAGGTTTCAACAAACATATGTTGGAATAAAGCCAGCACCAACTGCAGCAGAATACTCATCAAGAGGTCCTTCACATAGCTTTCCATGGATTTTGAAGCCTGACATAATGGCACCGGGCTCTAGAATTCTCGCTGCTTATGTTCCTCGCAAAGAATCAGGTAGAATCGGCTCAAATGTGTTCTTATCAAGTGACTTCAATTTCCTGTCAGGCACATCAATGGCTTGCCCTCATGTTTCCGGCGTTGTTGCTCTTCTGAAATCTGCAAATCCACAATGGAGTGCTGCTGCTATAAGATCTGCATTAATAACCACAGCTAATCCTATGGATAACACCCAAAGTCCTATAAAGGATAACGGTTACCCTACTCAACAAGCTTCTCCTCTCGCTATCGGTGCTGGTGAGATCGATCCTAATAGAGCAATGAATCCAGGTTTGATATATGATGTTACTCCACAAGACTATGTTAATCTCCTATGTGGTTTAAACTTCACAAAGAACCAAATTTTAACAATTACAAGATCAGGTTCTTATGATTGTGAAAACCCTTCTTTGGATCTTAATTACCCTTCATTTATAGCTTTTTACAGTAAcaaaacaagatcaatggttcATAAATTTAAGAGGACTGTTACTAATGTAGGTGATGGTGCTGTTACATATAAAGCTAAAGTGACACTTCCAAAAGGTTGTTTGGTGACAGTGTCACCTGATATATTAAGTTTCAGTTACAAAAATGAGAAACAAAGTTACTATGTTGTCATAAAGTGTGTTATGTACAAGAAGGAAAATGTTTCATCTGGGGATCTTGTTTGGGCTGAAGATGGTGGAACACATACTGTTAGAAGTCCTATTGTAGTGGCACCAAGTGGAATTGTATgagttctttttttttcttcatttttctgcatctTTTGTGGGACCCTTAGAAAAATAATTGTATGAACTTTTGTTTTCACTGTCCTAATTAGATGAGTCACATAGGACTAGACATGTTTGTGAAAGTGTACCGATTCAGAAAGATTTGGACCAAAATGGGATTTTAGTGAATAAAATTGCATGCACTAAAAAACAAGTCTCTTATTTGATCTTGTGACTCATTGCATTGGATCTTCTTCACTTGAATTCAGTGATAGATCACGGGTCAGGAGGAGCCGTGAGGAATGACAAGCACGCAGAGATAATTCACTTGCCTCTCGAAGAACTCAATTTACTAATTTGGACAAAACTCAAATACATGTGAAATACAATtttgcaaaataaaatcaaaataggagatGTCATCTTTAGTTTTGTTGAAATTATCTACCGTTACTTTTCAAAATACGATCGATGACATCGTTTGGGATGTTGCTACCACGACTTATTTGTATATGGAGTTTAAATCTACCCACAAGTTTAGTTGAAACTAGTTGTAAGGTTATACGCCACTGCATCATATATCATTTTTACGTAATTTGTATTTGTCAAAAAAACACATAATGTGTagtacccctatgttggtaaggATGGTCATAGACCttagtaattttttttagattaggATTTAGGACTTGCTCACGGTGGTAAGAAATTTTGTTTGGTGGTGTTTTCGTATATGAAAAGAGTAAACTCATGTGAGGTGAGAAACTTTGTATTCTCAGAGTATTCGGTATACGTAATGAGTTGTCATTTCTCATGATAGGGAcgagatatttatagaaactcATAGGCTTAGGGTTaggaaatttttgaaaagtgttaaCTGCTCCACTTTGACTAAAGAAGTTGTTGATCGCCTAGTTCTTAGGAAGTCTTGAGTGTGTCTTCGCATATGCAGTTATGGACTTGGTAAACGTTAGTGTCCACGTCCCCCTTAGGACGAACCCCTTGCTACATGAGGGTTAAGCCTCAGGCGACGTATTGCGAAGTGGTCACCTAGTGAAGCTAAAACATGTGTCACCTCATTTGTGGACCTTCACAAATATATCACTACATTGTCTTTCAAGCATGAGGGCTTGTAAAGGGCGAAGTGATTTAAGTTCATAATTCCCTCTAGTTGAACCTCTGTAGTTAGGGTGAGTCGTCCTTCACCTAGAGGCGAGTCCCTCAGTCAGGGATGAGTCATCATCCCCGTGC
This genomic stretch from Vicia villosa cultivar HV-30 ecotype Madison, WI unplaced genomic scaffold, Vvil1.0 ctg.000423F_1_1_1, whole genome shotgun sequence harbors:
- the LOC131628121 gene encoding subtilisin-like protease SBT3 isoform X1, translated to MDLNFLFSLLLIAPCFLLTFHANAEITSTYIIHMNKSLFPQIFTTHHDWFESTVQSLKSKTLAFDDHGHGHDQDQSSKKSMKTLVYTYDNAMYGFSAVLSSKELESLKNTDGFVAAYQDRTVTVDTTHTYEFLNLDSPSGLWHASNFGEDIIVGVIDSGVWPESKSFRDDGMTKKIPSKWKGTCEIGQEFNASMCNFKLIGARYFNKGVIASNPNVTILMNSARDFRGHGTHTSSTVAGNYVKGASYFGYAKGVARGIAPKARLAMYKTIWAEGRLASDVLAGMDQAIVDGVDVISISMGFDGAPLYEDPIAIASFAAMEKGIVVSSSAGNAGPDLGTLHNGIPWLITVAAGTVDRTFGTLVLGNGQNIIGWTLFPANAIVENLPLVYNKTLSSCNSEKLLSQVIKQVVLFCDDESTTNSTSVFHQINTVAETNVLGAVFVSENPKLIDLANIYSPIIVIKPKDAESVINYAKTHQNPTASIRFQQTYVGIKPAPTAAEYSSRGPSHSFPWILKPDIMAPGSRILAAYVPRKESGRIGSNVFLSSDFNFLSGTSMACPHVSGVVALLKSANPQWSAAAIRSALITTANPMDNTQSPIKDNGYPTQQASPLAIGAGEIDPNRAMNPGLIYDVTPQDYVNLLCGLNFTKNQILTITRSGSYDCENPSLDLNYPSFIAFYSNKTRSMVHKFKRTVTNVGDGAVTYKAKVTLPKGCLVTVSPDILSFSYKNEKQSYYVVIKCVMYKKENVSSGDLVWAEDGGTHTVRSPIVVAPSGIV
- the LOC131628121 gene encoding subtilisin-like protease SBT3 isoform X3 → MDLNFLFSLLLIAPCFLLTFHANAEITSTYIIHMNKSLFPQIFTTHHDWFESTVQSLKSKTLAFDDHGHGHDQDQSSKKSMKTLVYTYDNAMYGFSAVLSSKELESLKNTDGFVAAYQDRTVTVDTTHTYEFLNLDSPSGLWHASNFGEDIIVGVIDSGVWPESKSFRDDGMTKKIPSKWKGTCEIGQEFNASMCNFKLIGARYFNKGVIASNPNVTILMNSARDFRGHGTHTSSTVAGNYVKGASYFGYAKGVARGIAPKARLAMYKTIWAEGRLASDVLAGMDQAIVDGVDVISISMGFDGAPLYEDPIAIASFAAMEKGIVVSSSAGNAGPDLGTLHNGIPWLITVAAGTVDRTFGTLVLGNGQNIIGWTLFPANAIVENLPLVYNKTLSSCNSEKLLSQVIKQVVLFCDDESTTNSTSVFHQINTVAETNVLGAVFVSENPKLIDLANIYSPIIVIKPKDAESVINYAKTHQNPTASIRFQQTYVGIKPAPTAAEYSSRGPSHSFPWILKPDIMAPGSRILAAYVPRKESGRIGSNVFLSSDFNFLSGTSMACPHVSGVVALLKSANPQWSAAAIRSALITTANPMDNTQSPIKDNGYPTQQASPLAIGAGEIDPNRAMNPGDGAVTYKAKVTLPKGCLVTVSPDILSFSYKNEKQSYYVVIKCVMYKKENVSSGDLVWAEDGGTHTVRSPIVVAPSGIV
- the LOC131628121 gene encoding subtilisin-like protease SBT3 isoform X2: MDLNFLFSLLLIAPCFLLTFHANAEITSTYIIHMNKSLFPQIFTTHHDWFESTVQSLKSKTLAFDDHGHGHDQDQSSKKSMKTLVYTYDNAMYGFSAVLSSKELESLKNTDGFVAAYQDRTVTVDTTHTYEFLNLDSPSGLWHASNFGEDIIVGVIDSGVWPESKSFRDDGMTKKIPSKWKGTCEIGQEFNASMCNFKLIGARYFNKGVIASNPNVTILMNSARDFRGHGTHTSSTVAGNYVKGASYFGYAKGVARGIAPKARLAMYKTIWAEGRLASDVLAGMDQAIVDGVDVISISMGFDGAPLYEDPIAIASFAAMEKGIVVSSSAGNAGPDLGTLHNGIPWLITVAAGTVDRTFGTLVLGNGQNIIGWTLFPANAIVENLPLVYNKTLSSCNSEKLLSQVIKQVVLFCDDESTTNSTSVFHQINTVAETNVLGAVFVSENPKLIDLANIYSPIIVIKPKDAESVINYAKTHQNPTASIRFQQTYVGIKPAPTAAEYSSRGPSHSFPWILKPDIMAPGSRILAAYVPRKESGRIGSNVFLSSDFNFLSGTSMACPHVSGVVALLKSANPQWSAAAIRSALITTANPMDNTQSPIKDNGYPTQQASPLAIGAGEIDPNRAMNPGLIYDVTPQDYVNLLCGLNFTKNQILTITRSGDGAVTYKAKVTLPKGCLVTVSPDILSFSYKNEKQSYYVVIKCVMYKKENVSSGDLVWAEDGGTHTVRSPIVVAPSGIV